One segment of Niabella beijingensis DNA contains the following:
- a CDS encoding lytic transglycosylase domain-containing protein: MKTYKKHIITALVFFIPVSAAAQHIVTFCGEQVPMDQQFIQDKLVNTIKKQVNVVNFPALRKRAFAYFPLVERYLAAYGLHRDLKYLPIVESGFLTEEESAVGAKGIWQIMPATARSYGLVIDETRDERQNFDKATRLACTLIKDNYNMLIRFVGRTNWPLTIAAYNFGIGNIVKAVKAQGYNYFTMRLNPETALYVYKIIAVKELFEYPELYNSKFGYNIFNPKSGPRTQPSQKDLKVVNDPDVLQEIEKEVAKNADKKETVVREEYVMAHVQGKIKNFQDGDIVEVELDEDLQTARKGLSYKGYKFGVQGWIIDDRVYFKLGYDHDVTLLDTNKEKGILLTDLLAQKRIDVLLKNLVYGK, translated from the coding sequence TTGAAAACTTATAAAAAACATATAATAACAGCGCTGGTATTTTTTATCCCGGTCTCCGCAGCGGCACAGCACATTGTTACTTTTTGCGGGGAACAGGTGCCGATGGATCAGCAGTTCATACAGGATAAGCTGGTCAATACCATTAAGAAGCAGGTGAACGTGGTCAATTTTCCTGCGCTGCGGAAGCGGGCCTTTGCTTATTTCCCGCTCGTAGAGCGGTATCTGGCAGCCTATGGTCTTCACCGGGATCTAAAATACCTGCCTATTGTGGAAAGCGGCTTTCTTACGGAAGAGGAATCCGCGGTGGGAGCAAAGGGCATCTGGCAGATCATGCCGGCTACTGCGCGCAGTTATGGCCTTGTAATTGATGAGACCCGGGATGAGCGGCAGAACTTTGACAAAGCCACCCGGCTGGCCTGCACGCTTATAAAGGACAATTACAATATGCTGATCAGGTTTGTGGGAAGGACCAACTGGCCGCTTACCATTGCCGCCTATAACTTTGGTATCGGTAATATTGTAAAAGCAGTAAAAGCACAGGGGTACAACTATTTTACAATGCGGCTAAATCCCGAGACGGCTTTGTATGTATATAAGATCATTGCTGTAAAAGAGTTGTTCGAATACCCGGAGCTTTACAATTCCAAATTTGGCTATAATATTTTTAATCCAAAATCCGGCCCGCGGACACAGCCTTCCCAAAAGGATCTGAAAGTGGTCAACGACCCGGATGTATTACAGGAGATCGAAAAGGAAGTGGCAAAAAACGCTGATAAGAAAGAAACCGTAGTCCGGGAGGAATATGTAATGGCGCATGTGCAGGGGAAGATAAAGAATTTCCAGGACGGGGATATTGTGGAAGTGGAACTGGATGAGGATCTGCAGACAGCACGGAAAGGGCTTTCTTACAAGGGTTATAAGTTTGGCGTGCAGGGCTGGATCATCGATGACCGTGTATATTTTAAACTGGGCTATGATCATGATGTGACACTGCTGGATACCAATAAAGAGAAGGGGATATTACTGACGGACCTGCTT